A genomic region of Echeneis naucrates chromosome 24, fEcheNa1.1, whole genome shotgun sequence contains the following coding sequences:
- the olfcb1 gene encoding olfactory receptor CB1, translated as MLMFGWLCSLVLALIMTPCVDGCDGVQPICGAYSPGNIIIGIMLPCHQKVKRINERIKPDNFLCSDFDLQSFLKSLATIHEIEEINAAGFLPGVHLGYLMCDTCSDASKALRDVGHMLAVNNSLNVQCNYTDLRPTVKIILGALYSEVSIALARLLNVYMVPLLSSTSSSPELSDKLRYPVFLRTVPSDYHQTKAVAKLMHHYNWNWVGVVYGDDEYGKAAFQSFLEDATANAVCMAYHEMLSHDLNDSHSRERIKHIALQIRSSSAKVVLLILKAELVEALFEEMIRTNTSRIWIASDVWSRSWSLAQMHDINRVGDILGFTFVASKSEKFDRYLQNLTVTPGGYNFFIEEYKNLRFNCSSECSSNQHPPNCGSPNVMKMKSSIACNIKDPHEQNDDYLVTAVDTNETFLNRVAVWAVANALKKLLNCNSSSCSGEMDFPPWQLLKQLKEVSFTLDNQNFQFDKNGDFVNGYDLIFWEKYEHHRRFRSIGKYHAHYERIDVESFTWFSSGNETTPESRCSASCPIGWVKKILNVSCCYKCTQCVEGTYSDSPDLDNCKKCPNGTWSLKGWDHCEPRWESFMQWSDPHPIALLAASAFGILLLLVMLIIFLVYRDSPPMKRAEVRLSCVIMAGLAVSFASVICFMGRPTVHLCRARQVMYAMGFTLCVSCILVKAYRTFLAFLPFGQITNRHLHKLYRPSVIVTVITSLQGIICLLWLILDSPHIDDTEPPPQTMKHIIQCTEGDRNIGFTIMLSYIALLALIGFLLAFKGRKVPQKFSETGYIIFSMLMYLFVWVCFIPVYITNKEKGSPVQASAILVSSYGIIFCHFLPKCYEALCRPKDDPLERILRRWQVISGPNPDSETCSETYIHNTTSQNSSRFSISSTTTILENEVGPIDSVIMPTPEKRSNLNPLSNTSGTRIMRRCRSVSV; from the exons ATGCTGATGTTCGGATGGCTGTGCAGCCTTGTCTTAGCCCTGATAATGACTCCATGTGTGGATGGGTGTGATGGTGTTCAGCCTATTTGTGGGGCGTATTCACCTGGGAATATTATCATTGGTATAATGTTGCCATGTCACCAAAAAGTGAAGAGAATCAATGAACGGATTAAACCTGACAACTTCCTCTGTTCAGA ttttgatCTGCAATCATTTCTGAAGTCGTTGGCTACAATTCATGAAATCGAGGAGATAAATGCAGCTGGTTTCCTCCCAGGAGTGCATCTTGGATATTTGATGTGTGACACATGCTCTGATGCAAGCAAAGCTCTGCGAGATGTGGGGCACATGCTTGCAGTAAACAACTCTCTAAATGTACAGTGCAACTACACCGATTTAAGGCCCACAGTCAAAATTATATTAGGAGCACTGTACTCTGAAGTGTCCATTGCTTTGGCCAGACTGCTTAATGTGTACATGGTCCCTCTA CTGAGCAGCACATCATCTTCACCAGAGCTGAGTGATAAGCTGCGCTATCCAGTCTTCCTACGCACTGTTCCTAGTGATTATCATCAGACAAAAGCAGTTGCTAAACTGATGCATCACTATAACTGGAACTGGGTCGGGGTTGTGTATGGAGACGATGAATATGGAAAAGCAGCTTTCCAGAGTTTTCTTGAGGATGCTACGGCCAATGCTGTGTGCATGGCCTACCATGAGATGTTATCTCATGACCTTAATGATTCACACAGCAGGGAACGTATCAAGCATATCGCTCTGCAGATCCGTTCCTCAAGTGCCAAGGTAGTCCTGCTTATCCTCAAGGCAGAGTTGGTGGAGGCCCTCTTTGAGGAAATGATAAGGACCAATACATCTAGGATCTGGATTGCCAGTGATGTGTGGTCAAGGAGTTGGTCCCTTGCCCAGATGCATGACATCAACAGGGTTGGGGACATCTTGGGTTTCACATTTGTTGCCAGCAAGAGTGAAAAATTTGATAGGTATCTGCAGAATCTTACAGTGACCCCAGGAGGTTACaattttttcattgaagaataCAAGAACCTGAGGTTCAACTGTTCCTCTGAGTGCTCCTCAAACCAGCACCCACCCAACTGTGGCTCACCtaatgtaatgaaaatgaaatcttcaATAGCTTGCAATATCAAGGATCCCCATGAGCAAAATGATGACTATCTTGTGACAGCTGTGGATACAAACGAAACCTTCCTGAATAGAGTTGCAGTGTGGGCTGTAGCAAATGCTCTTAAGAAACTATTGAACTGcaacagctcctcctgctctggTGAAATGGACTTTCCACCATGGCAG CTTCTAAAACAATTGAAGGAGGTCAGTTTCACGCTTGACAACCAGAACTTCCAGTTTGACAAGAATGGTGATTTTGTAAATGGGTATGATCTGATCTTCTGGGAAAAATATGAACACCACAGAAGATTTCGAAGTATTGGAAAATACCATGCCCATTATGAACGAATCGATGTGGAAAGTTTCACCTGGTTTTCATCAGGCAATGAGACG ACACCTGAATCCAGATGCTCCGCAAGCTGCCCCATTGGCTGGGTAAAGAAGATCTTGAATGTATCCTGCTGTTACAAGTGCACCCAGTGTGTGGAGGGGACCTACTCAGACAGCCCAG ATCTTGATAACTGCAAAAAATGCCCCAATGGAACTTGGTCTCTCAAGGGATGGGATCACTGTGAACCAAGATGGGAGTCTTTCATGCAATGGAGCGATCCTCATCCTATTGCCCTGCTGGCAGCTTCAGCATTTGGTATTTTGCTTTTGCTAGTTATGCTCATTATCTTTTTAGTCTACAGAGATTCCCCACCCATGAAAAGAGCTGAAGTGAGATTATCCTGTGTGATTATGGCTGGTCTGGCAGTAAGCTTTGCAAGTGTGATTTGTTTCATGGGCAGGCCAACTGTACATCTCTGTCGGGCCCGCCAGGTCATGTATGCCATGGGCTTCAccttgtgtgtgtcctgcatcCTAGTCAAGGCTTATCGTACCTTCCTGGCTTTCCTTCCCTTTGGTCAGATAACAAACAGACATCTACATAAATTATACAGGCCATCTGTAATTGTCACTGTGATAACTTCTCTCCAGGGGATCATTTGTCTTCTCTGGCTGATCTTAGATTCTCCTCATATTGATGACACAGAACCACCCCCACAAACCATGAAACACATAATCCAGTGTACTGAAGGTGATAGAAACATAGGCTTTACCATTATGTTGAGCTACATTGCTCTACTGGCATTGATTGGCTTCCTCTTGGCCTTCAAAGGCAGAAAGGTTCCACAGAAGTTTAGTGAAACAGGTTATATCATTTTTAGCATGCTTATGTAcctgtttgtgtgggtgtgttttatACCAGTTTACATTACCAACAAGGAAAAGGGTAGTCCTGTTCAGGCCTCAGCCATTCTAGTATCCAGCTATGGCATTATCTTTTGCCATTTTTTACCCAAGTGTTACGAAGCACTTTGCAGGCCAAAGGATGATCCACTGGAGAGGATTCTGAGGAGATGGCAAGTTATATCCGGTCCAAATCCAGATTCTGAAACATGCTCAGAGACctacatacacaacacaacctCACAAAATAGTAGCAGGTTTTCTATATCAAGTACAACAACTATACTGGAAAATGAAGTTGGTCCCATTGATTCTGTGATAATGCCTACACCTGAGAAAAGAAGCAATTTAAATCCACTCTCTAATACATCGGGAACAAGAATAATGAGGAGGTGTAGAAGTGTATCTGTCTAA